The Apteryx mantelli isolate bAptMan1 chromosome Z, bAptMan1.hap1, whole genome shotgun sequence genome has a segment encoding these proteins:
- the TEK gene encoding angiopoietin-1 receptor isoform X1: protein MDPLAHLVLCGFSLMILGKVEAALDLILINSFPLVGNSETSLICITSKWRSRESITIDRDQEDVTNQHREPLEVNEDSRRATAKTVVWKREQASETIGAYYCEGKLKDEVTRIHTMKMPLGASFHPVALTVTANKGEHVNISFIRMAAKEEDAVIYKNGSFIHSVPRHEVPGELEVSCSHVQPQDAGVYSARYIGGNLFTSAYTRLIVRRCEAQKWGPSCNSHCPDCMNNGICHEDTGECICPPGFMGKTCEKACGANTFGRTCEESCKENSGCRNYMFCLPDPYGCSCAAGWMGLECDKECKAGFYGSDCKLKCNCHNRGTCDRFKGCICSLGWHGLQCEKEGSADLSPQIENLLDPVELNSGVEFKPFCIATGMPLPKSEEFKLLKQDGTVLKPSLIVTNNRSEAMFTINRIQPRDTGTWVCSVQTVAGMAEKPFQVTVKVPPVPQYAPRLTDSGHNFLIIDINAELHLGDGPVVSTKLLYKPAKHYQSWMSVEVKGTTKRLDNLEPKTEYQFCVQLSRQGEGGEGHPGPQASFTTTALGLPPPEGLTLLPKSMTSLNLSWHPLTLRTEDDIHVEVERKSVNDNGDESSVITQVPGNMSTLIIKDLEPRQQYMCRVRVNTRSQGEWSNYLYAWTFSDRIPPAPYNIRFSNTTDTSSVISWTTAEGHSISSIIISYKIYGKAEYNHIDIIIKNTTITQYHLKGLEPNTVYQVQINAQNNIGLSNPNTSFELKTLPETKAPYESKGGKMLLIAILGSAGMTCVTILLAFLIMLQLKRANFQRRMAQAFQNVVREEPAVQFNSSTLTLSRKAKNSPDPTIYPVLEWNDIKFQDVIGEGNFGQVLKARIKKDGLRMDAAIKRMKEYASKDDHRDFAGELEVLCKLGHHPNIINLLGACEHRGYLYLAIEYAPHGNLLDFLRKSRVLETDPAFAIANSTASTLSSQQLLHFAADVARGMDYLSQKQFIHRDLAARNILVGENYVAKIADFGLSRGQEVYVKKTMGRLPVRWMAIESLNYSVYTTNSDVWSYGVLLWEIVSLGGTPYCGMTCAELYEKLPQGYRLEKPLNCDDEVYDLMRQCWREKPYERPSFAQILVSLNRMLEERKTYVNTTLYEKFTYAGIDCSAEEAA from the exons GTAAAGTGGAAGCAGCCCTGGACCTGATACTGATCAATTCATTCCCTCTGGTGGGCAACTCAGAAACATCACTTATCTGTATCACTTCCAAATGGCGTTCCCGCGAGTCTATCACAATAGATCGAGACCAGGAGGATGTGACAAACCAGCACCGAGAGCCCCTGGAAGTTAATGAAGATTCAAGGAGAGCAACAGCCAAAACAGTGGTGTGGAAAAGGGAACAGGCCAGTGAAACTATTGGAGCATACTACTGTGAAGGGAAACTCAAGGATGAGGTGACAAGGATACATACTATGAAGATGCCGCTGGGAG CTTCATTCCACCCAGTAGCCTTAACTGTTACAGCAAATAAGGGAGAGCATGTGAATATTTCCTTCATCAGAATGGCAGCAAAAGAGGAAGATGCAGTGATCTACAAAAACG GTTCCTTCATTCACTCTGTGCCCAGGCATGAAGTGCCAGGTGAGCTGGAAGTGTCCTGTTCTCATGTTCAGCCACAGGATGCAGGGGTTTACTCTGCCAGATATATAGGAGGAAACCTCTTTACTTCTGCTTACACAAGGCTTATTGTAAGAC GGTGTGAAGCTCAGAAGTGGGGCCCTTCCTGTAACTCCCACTGCCCTGATTGCATGAATAATGGTATATGTCATGAAGATACTGGAGAATGCATCTGTCCCCCTGGTTTTATGGGAAAAACATGTGAGAAAG CTTGTGGAGCCAATACATTTGGCAGAACATGTGAAGAGAGCTGTAAAGAAAACTCTGGCTGCAGAAATTATATGTTCTGTCTACCAGATCCATATGGTTGTTCTTGTGCTGCAGGATGGATGGGACTGGAATGTGACAAAG AGTGCAAAGCTGGCTTTTATGGGTCTGATTGCAAACTCAAATGTAATTGTCACAATCGAGGGACGTGCGACAGATTTAAGGGCTGCATCTGCTCCCTCGGCTGGCATGGTCTGCAATGTGAAAAAGAAG GTTCAGCAGATCTTTCACCTCAGATAGAAAACTTACTAGATCCTGTGGAACTCAATTCTGGCGTAGAGTTCAAGCCTTTTTGTATAGCTACAGGCATGCCACTTCCTAAATCTGAAGAATTTAAACTGTTGAAACAAGATGGAACTGTCCTTAAG CCTTCCCTAATTGTTACTAATAATCGCTCTGAAGCTATGTTTACTATTAATCGAATCCAGCCCCGCGATACAGGAACCTGGGTCTGCAGTGTGCAGACAGTGGCAGGAATGGCAGAAAAACCATTTCAAGTTACAGTTAAAG TTCCTCCTGTGCCGCAGTATGCTCCAAGACTGACAGACAGTGGACATAACTTTCTCATTATTGATATCAATGCTGAATTACATCTTGGAGATGGACCTGTTGTTTCAACAAAACTCCTATACAAGCCAGCAAAACATTATCAGTCCTGGATGTCTGTGGAAG TGAAAGGCACAACCAAAAGACTGGACAATCTGGAACCAAAAACAGAGTATCAGTTCTGTGTTCAGTTGAGTCGGCAAGGCGAAGGTGGGGAAGGCCATCCTGGACCACAGGCCAGCTTCACAACGACTGCGCTTG GTCTTCCTCCACCAGAAGGCCTCACCCTCCTTCCAAAAAGTATGACATCGCTGAATTTGTCATGGCATCCTTTAACACTGAGGACAGAGGATGACATTCATGTTGAAGTGGAAAGGAAGAGTGTGAATGACAATGGTGACGAGAGCAGTGTTATCACCCAAGTGCCAGGAAATATGTCCACTCTGATCATTAAAGACCTTGAGCCTAGACAGCAATACATGTGCAGGGTACGGGTGAACACCAGGTCACAAGGAGAATGGAGCAACTATCTGTATGCATGGACTTTCAGTGACA GAATCCCTCCTGCACCCTACAACATCCGGTTTTCTAACACCACAGACACATCCTCTGTCATCTCTTGGACAACTGCTGAGGGTCATTCCATCTCCTCCATCATCATCAGCTACAAAATTTATGGCAAGGCTGAGTACAACCACATTGATATTATCATAAAGAACACCACCATTACTCAGTACCATCTCAAGGGGCTTGAGCCAAACACTGTATACCAGGTACAGATTAATGCTCAAAATAACATTGGCTTAAGCAACCCAAACACATCGTTTGAATTGAAGACTCTTCCAGAAACTAAAG CTCCATATGAATCAAAGGGAGGGAAAATGCTGCTTATTGCTATTCTTGGCTCAGCAGGGATGACCTGTGTAACAATTCTCCTGGCCTTTCTCATCATGCTACAGTTAAAGCGAGCCAACTTCCAGCGCAGAATGGCTCAGGCTTTCCAAAATGTGGTG AGGGAAGAGCCAGCTGTACAGTTTAACTCCAGTACTCTCACCCTGAGCAGGAAAGCCAAAAACAGCCCAGATCCCACTATTTATCCAGTTCTCGAGTGGAACGACATCAAATTTCAAGATGTGATTGGGGAAGGTAACTTTGGGCAAGTCCTGAAAGCACGAATTAAGAAGGATGGCTTACGCATGGATGCTGCAATTAAAAGAATGAAAG AGTATGCCTCAAAAGATGATCACAGAGACTTTGCTGGAGAACTTGAAGTTCTTTGTAAGCTTGGTCATCATCCCAACATCATAAATCTTTTGGGAGCATGTGAACATCGGG GGTATCTTTATCTTGCAATTGAATATGCCCCCCATGGAAATTTACTGGACTTCCTTCGGAAAAGCAGAGTGCTAGAGACAGACCCAGCATTTGCTATTGCCAACAGTACTGCATCTACACTTTCCTCTCAGCAACTTCTGCATTTTGCAGCAGATGTCGCTAGAGGGATGGACTACTTAAGCCAGAAACAG tTTATTCACCGAGATTTGGCAGCAAGAAACATCTTGGTTGGAGAAAATTATGTTGCAAAAATAGCTGACTTTGGCTTATCAAGAGGTCAAGAAGTTTATGTTAAGAAGACCATG GGACGGCTTCCAGTGCGATGGATGGCAATTGAGTCTTTGAATTACAGTGTCTACACCACAAACAGTGATGT ATGGTCATATGGTGTCCTGTTATGGGAAATTGTTAGTTTAG GTGGAACACCTTACTGTGGAATGACATGTGCAGAACTCTATGAAAAATTGCCTCAAGGGTACAGACTGGAAAAGCCTCTGAATTGTGATGATGAGGT GTATGACCTAATGAGACAGTGCTGGAGAGAGAAACCATATGAAAGACCATCGTTTGCTCAGATACTGGTGTCACTGAACAGGATGTTAgaagaaagaaag ACATATGTGAATACCACCCTATATGAGAAGTTTACCTACGCAGGCATTGATTGCTCCGCTGAAGAAGCTGCTTAA
- the TEK gene encoding angiopoietin-1 receptor isoform X4 encodes MDPLAHLVLCGFSLMILGKVEAALDLILINSFPLVGNSETSLICITSKWRSRESITIDRDQEDVTNQHREPLEVNEDSRRATAKTVVWKREQASETIGAYYCEGKLKDEVTRIHTMKMPLGASFHPVALTVTANKGEHVNISFIRMAAKEEDAVIYKNGSFIHSVPRHEVPGELEVSCSHVQPQDAGVYSARYIGGNLFTSAYTRLIVRRCEAQKWGPSCNSHCPDCMNNGICHEDTGECICPPGFMGKTCEKACGANTFGRTCEESCKENSGCRNYMFCLPDPYGCSCAAGWMGLECDKECKAGFYGSDCKLKCNCHNRGTCDRFKGCICSLGWHGLQCEKEGSADLSPQIENLLDPVELNSGVEFKPFCIATGMPLPKSEEFKLLKQDGTVLKPSLIVTNNRSEAMFTINRIQPRDTGTWVCSVQTVAGMAEKPFQVTVKVPPVPQYAPRLTDSGHNFLIIDINAELHLGDGPVVSTKLLYKPAKHYQSWMSVEVKGTTKRLDNLEPKTEYQFCVQLSRQGEGGEGHPGPQASFTTTALGLPPPEGLTLLPKSMTSLNLSWHPLTLRTEDDIHVEVERKSVNDNGDESSVITQVPGNMSTLIIKDLEPRQQYMCRVRVNTRSQGEWSNYLYAWTFSDRIPPAPYNIRFSNTTDTSSVISWTTAEGHSISSIIISYKIYGKAEYNHIDIIIKNTTITQYHLKGLEPNTVYQVQINAQNNIGLSNPNTSFELKTLPETKAPYESKGGKMLLIAILGSAGMTCVTILLAFLIMLQLKRANFQRRMAQAFQNVVREEPAVQFNSSTLTLSRKAKNSPDPTIYPVLEWNDIKFQDVIGEGNFGQVLKARIKKDGLRMDAAIKRMKEYASKDDHRDFAGELEVLCKLGHHPNIINLLGACEHRGYLYLAIEYAPHGNLLDFLRKSRVLETDPAFAIANSTASTLSSQQLLHFAADVARGMDYLSQKQFIHRDLAARNILVGENYVAKIADFGLSRGQEVYVKKTMGRLPVRWMAIESLNYSVYTTNSDVWSYGVLLWEIVSLGMT; translated from the exons GTAAAGTGGAAGCAGCCCTGGACCTGATACTGATCAATTCATTCCCTCTGGTGGGCAACTCAGAAACATCACTTATCTGTATCACTTCCAAATGGCGTTCCCGCGAGTCTATCACAATAGATCGAGACCAGGAGGATGTGACAAACCAGCACCGAGAGCCCCTGGAAGTTAATGAAGATTCAAGGAGAGCAACAGCCAAAACAGTGGTGTGGAAAAGGGAACAGGCCAGTGAAACTATTGGAGCATACTACTGTGAAGGGAAACTCAAGGATGAGGTGACAAGGATACATACTATGAAGATGCCGCTGGGAG CTTCATTCCACCCAGTAGCCTTAACTGTTACAGCAAATAAGGGAGAGCATGTGAATATTTCCTTCATCAGAATGGCAGCAAAAGAGGAAGATGCAGTGATCTACAAAAACG GTTCCTTCATTCACTCTGTGCCCAGGCATGAAGTGCCAGGTGAGCTGGAAGTGTCCTGTTCTCATGTTCAGCCACAGGATGCAGGGGTTTACTCTGCCAGATATATAGGAGGAAACCTCTTTACTTCTGCTTACACAAGGCTTATTGTAAGAC GGTGTGAAGCTCAGAAGTGGGGCCCTTCCTGTAACTCCCACTGCCCTGATTGCATGAATAATGGTATATGTCATGAAGATACTGGAGAATGCATCTGTCCCCCTGGTTTTATGGGAAAAACATGTGAGAAAG CTTGTGGAGCCAATACATTTGGCAGAACATGTGAAGAGAGCTGTAAAGAAAACTCTGGCTGCAGAAATTATATGTTCTGTCTACCAGATCCATATGGTTGTTCTTGTGCTGCAGGATGGATGGGACTGGAATGTGACAAAG AGTGCAAAGCTGGCTTTTATGGGTCTGATTGCAAACTCAAATGTAATTGTCACAATCGAGGGACGTGCGACAGATTTAAGGGCTGCATCTGCTCCCTCGGCTGGCATGGTCTGCAATGTGAAAAAGAAG GTTCAGCAGATCTTTCACCTCAGATAGAAAACTTACTAGATCCTGTGGAACTCAATTCTGGCGTAGAGTTCAAGCCTTTTTGTATAGCTACAGGCATGCCACTTCCTAAATCTGAAGAATTTAAACTGTTGAAACAAGATGGAACTGTCCTTAAG CCTTCCCTAATTGTTACTAATAATCGCTCTGAAGCTATGTTTACTATTAATCGAATCCAGCCCCGCGATACAGGAACCTGGGTCTGCAGTGTGCAGACAGTGGCAGGAATGGCAGAAAAACCATTTCAAGTTACAGTTAAAG TTCCTCCTGTGCCGCAGTATGCTCCAAGACTGACAGACAGTGGACATAACTTTCTCATTATTGATATCAATGCTGAATTACATCTTGGAGATGGACCTGTTGTTTCAACAAAACTCCTATACAAGCCAGCAAAACATTATCAGTCCTGGATGTCTGTGGAAG TGAAAGGCACAACCAAAAGACTGGACAATCTGGAACCAAAAACAGAGTATCAGTTCTGTGTTCAGTTGAGTCGGCAAGGCGAAGGTGGGGAAGGCCATCCTGGACCACAGGCCAGCTTCACAACGACTGCGCTTG GTCTTCCTCCACCAGAAGGCCTCACCCTCCTTCCAAAAAGTATGACATCGCTGAATTTGTCATGGCATCCTTTAACACTGAGGACAGAGGATGACATTCATGTTGAAGTGGAAAGGAAGAGTGTGAATGACAATGGTGACGAGAGCAGTGTTATCACCCAAGTGCCAGGAAATATGTCCACTCTGATCATTAAAGACCTTGAGCCTAGACAGCAATACATGTGCAGGGTACGGGTGAACACCAGGTCACAAGGAGAATGGAGCAACTATCTGTATGCATGGACTTTCAGTGACA GAATCCCTCCTGCACCCTACAACATCCGGTTTTCTAACACCACAGACACATCCTCTGTCATCTCTTGGACAACTGCTGAGGGTCATTCCATCTCCTCCATCATCATCAGCTACAAAATTTATGGCAAGGCTGAGTACAACCACATTGATATTATCATAAAGAACACCACCATTACTCAGTACCATCTCAAGGGGCTTGAGCCAAACACTGTATACCAGGTACAGATTAATGCTCAAAATAACATTGGCTTAAGCAACCCAAACACATCGTTTGAATTGAAGACTCTTCCAGAAACTAAAG CTCCATATGAATCAAAGGGAGGGAAAATGCTGCTTATTGCTATTCTTGGCTCAGCAGGGATGACCTGTGTAACAATTCTCCTGGCCTTTCTCATCATGCTACAGTTAAAGCGAGCCAACTTCCAGCGCAGAATGGCTCAGGCTTTCCAAAATGTGGTG AGGGAAGAGCCAGCTGTACAGTTTAACTCCAGTACTCTCACCCTGAGCAGGAAAGCCAAAAACAGCCCAGATCCCACTATTTATCCAGTTCTCGAGTGGAACGACATCAAATTTCAAGATGTGATTGGGGAAGGTAACTTTGGGCAAGTCCTGAAAGCACGAATTAAGAAGGATGGCTTACGCATGGATGCTGCAATTAAAAGAATGAAAG AGTATGCCTCAAAAGATGATCACAGAGACTTTGCTGGAGAACTTGAAGTTCTTTGTAAGCTTGGTCATCATCCCAACATCATAAATCTTTTGGGAGCATGTGAACATCGGG GGTATCTTTATCTTGCAATTGAATATGCCCCCCATGGAAATTTACTGGACTTCCTTCGGAAAAGCAGAGTGCTAGAGACAGACCCAGCATTTGCTATTGCCAACAGTACTGCATCTACACTTTCCTCTCAGCAACTTCTGCATTTTGCAGCAGATGTCGCTAGAGGGATGGACTACTTAAGCCAGAAACAG tTTATTCACCGAGATTTGGCAGCAAGAAACATCTTGGTTGGAGAAAATTATGTTGCAAAAATAGCTGACTTTGGCTTATCAAGAGGTCAAGAAGTTTATGTTAAGAAGACCATG GGACGGCTTCCAGTGCGATGGATGGCAATTGAGTCTTTGAATTACAGTGTCTACACCACAAACAGTGATGT ATGGTCATATGGTGTCCTGTTATGGGAAATTGTTAGTTTAG GTATGACCTAA